CCCGGGTCGCGTGCCACGAGCCCCTTGCACTGGTTGAGGACCGTGTTCGCGGCGCTCGCGGGCAGAGCCGGCAGCACGTGCCCGACCACGCGGCGGAACGGCTCGCCGACCCAGCGCGGGTCGTTGGACAGGCGCACGAGGAACTGTGCCGCACGGTCCGGGGCGTTCGACCGCACCAGGTGTGCGAGCAGCGCTTCGGCCGATTCGTAGCGGGTCGGTTCCAACTGGAACGCGCGCTCGGTCAGAATTCCTGCACTCACAGAATCGCCAGCAAGTTGCTTGAGGCGAGCGAGCGCGAGACACGCATCGGCTCGCGTCGGGTTCTCACCGAACGCGGCGATCACGCGGGCCACGATCGCCGGCGCGCTGTCGGTCGCAGCCGTGCGCGCGTCGCACAGGGCGACCGACGGGCCGTTCGCACCTTCGAGTTTCACGAGCGCGTTTCGGGCCACTGTACTTGATTCGCTGGCCCCCGCGCGCTCGTGGAGCTTCAACCACATGCCGGTGTTCGAGGGCTGACGGGCGACGATGCTCCGGAGCATGCGCACCACGTTCGTGTTGTCGCCGAGTCGGTCGTACACCTCGATCAGCCCCGACAGGAGCTTGATCTGTTCGTTCTCCGGCCAGCCCTCGATGCGGTCGTCGAGCGCGCCGAGCGGGCGCACCTGACCCGGTTCGCGTGCGTACAGGGTGGCCCGGGCGAGCCGAATGTCGGCACAGTCACCGGCCGAGGCTTGAGCCTCGTCGAGAACCGCGAGCCCCGCGACGCAACCGCTCAGATCGGCGGTCGCCAGCGAGAGGGCGGCCCACAACCGCGCGTCCCCGGCCCGGCGCACCGCCTCCTGACGCAGCAACCGCACCGCGTCCGGTAACCGGCCCTGCGCGGTCATCACTTCCGCGACGAGAGTTACCGGCTCGGACGACCCGCGTGTGAACCGTGCCGAGAGCTGCTTCGCGAGCGCGTCTTCCACGCGGTGCCAGCTCTCCGCAGCGCCGAGCGGCAGCGTCCGGGCCTTCACTCGCGCCCACTGCGCGACGACCGTGCCCGTGGCGTAGGGCGATTGCAGCGCGCTGTCGAGTTCGCGGGACGCGGAGTCGAACTTGCCGAGCGTCATGTACAGGTTGCCCAGGCCGACGTGGGCGGTCACGTTCTTCGGGTCCGCGTTCACCACACGCTGGTAGGCCTTCTCTTCGGAAGTCGAATCGCCCAATTTGTTGAAGCACGTAGCGAGGAGCAAGTTGAGCTGAATGTCCAGACCCGGCAGCCCGACGATCTCGGCACGCAGGCTCTCGATCACCGTGACGGCCTGTTGCCACTGCTGCTCGCGCATCGCGATGCGGGCCTTCAGGTACTTCACCTGAGTGGCCGGGGCCTTGTTCGCTTCGAGCCGGCGCAGGAGCTCGGTCGTGCGAACCGTGTCGCCCTGGTGGACTAGCAGGTCGGCGAGCGGCACCATCAGGTCGAGGTCGGTGGGCGAGGCCTTCAGGCCGTCTTCGAGGACCGCGATCGACGCGGCCGTGTTCCCGCGGACCAGTTCCAACCACGACAGCCCGCGCACAATCTTCTGGTTCTTCGGGTACAGCGCGACCGCGTCGCGCAGTAGCGCGTGGGCCGCGGGGAGGTTGCGGCTGCGCTGCATGATCTCGGCCAGCAGGAGCGACGCTTCGGCGTGCTCCGGGTCGAGTTCGAGGACGCGGTGGAGGTCCACCGCAGCGCGCTTGTACGGGTCGCCCGTGCGCGCAGCGCCCGCGTCTTCGGCGGTGAACGTCTCGAACCGCGCGCGGATCAGGTACGCTTCCGGGTTCTGCGGGAGCGCCTTCACCATGCGGTCGAGCACGTCGCGTGCGCCCGCGCCGTCTTCCATGTTCTTCCAGACGAGCTGCGCGAGTTGCTGGTAGCCGAGGAGTTCTTCCGGCGCGCACCGCACGGCGGACTCGTAAGACTTGCGTGCCGCGGCGGTCTGGTTCATGCCGACGTGCGCCTCGGCGGTCTGGTGCCACAGGCGCGACTCGTTCGGGAACTCCTTCAGCAGCTCCTCGCCGTGGGTGACGGCGTCGGCGAACTTCCCGAGCTTCAGCGAGACGGTGAGCGCCTTGCGCCGGATCTCGTGGCGGTCCGGGTCGAGCCGGAGGATCTTGTCGTAGAGGAACAGGAGCTGCGGGCTGCCCTTCTGGGCGCCGGGCCGCGCCGCGAGCAGGTCCGCGAGCTGCACCTGGGAGTCCACGTCTTCCGGGTGGAACTCGAGGTACTGGCGCAAGTAGTGAATGGCCATGTCCGACCGGCCCGCGTCCGCGGCGCGCTCGGACTGCTGTTTCAGTGCGGTCGGGATGCGCTGCGCCTGGATCTCGTGCGCGCCGAAGAGCACGCCGGTACACACGAGGAGAACGAGGACGAGCTTGAGGAGGAAGCGCTTGTTGATCGTCGGCATGTATCCGCGTCCGTGCGACCGCCGCGGTCGTGTCGGATCGCCCGAACCGGACAAGCGAGCGCGGCAGACCGGGCATGGTAAGCGGTCCCGCGCACGCGATTCAACCCCAACGGCGCGGCGGCGCCGAAATTGGGGCGAAGTGCATAAAGAGCGGGCGCGCCGGCGGATTCATGCGTCGGATTACTTCCCCGCCCGGTCCGGGGCGAAGAACGGGCGCCCGGAGCGGTGGAGGATCTGGTACCCCATCCCGGTGAGCGGGAAATCCTTCGCGACCAGCCGCTTCACCTTGGTCTTTATGCCCGTCTCTTCGACGATGTCCCCGGGCTTGGGGTCCAGCACGCCCAGGCTGTCGGTGTGGACCACGAAGCGCTCGGGGCGCACGCCCCGCCCGAGCTGTTCGAGGAACGCATCGATGCTCTCGGTCTGGAGGCAAAACGCGCCCGCGACCAGCTTCAGGCGGAACGTCTTCACCATCCACAGGGCGGCAATCGGGTCCGTGTAAAAGTATGTGGGTTGCGCCACGCGAGCCTCGGATAGTGTTTGTGGGAAAAGATGAAGGTTTAGCGAACGCGGGCGCGCGGGTACACCCCAGTTGCCGGCCGCGAAACGGTTTCCGGAAGCGTGCGCGGGGGTGCTCGCGAACGCGCTGGATTTGCCGCCTGTTTGTTCCCAGGGTGCGCGTCTGCGCCGCGCCCCTGGGCTGAGCAATCTAACCCCTT
This region of Gemmata massiliana genomic DNA includes:
- a CDS encoding tetratricopeptide repeat protein is translated as MPTINKRFLLKLVLVLLVCTGVLFGAHEIQAQRIPTALKQQSERAADAGRSDMAIHYLRQYLEFHPEDVDSQVQLADLLAARPGAQKGSPQLLFLYDKILRLDPDRHEIRRKALTVSLKLGKFADAVTHGEELLKEFPNESRLWHQTAEAHVGMNQTAAARKSYESAVRCAPEELLGYQQLAQLVWKNMEDGAGARDVLDRMVKALPQNPEAYLIRARFETFTAEDAGAARTGDPYKRAAVDLHRVLELDPEHAEASLLLAEIMQRSRNLPAAHALLRDAVALYPKNQKIVRGLSWLELVRGNTAASIAVLEDGLKASPTDLDLMVPLADLLVHQGDTVRTTELLRRLEANKAPATQVKYLKARIAMREQQWQQAVTVIESLRAEIVGLPGLDIQLNLLLATCFNKLGDSTSEEKAYQRVVNADPKNVTAHVGLGNLYMTLGKFDSASRELDSALQSPYATGTVVAQWARVKARTLPLGAAESWHRVEDALAKQLSARFTRGSSEPVTLVAEVMTAQGRLPDAVRLLRQEAVRRAGDARLWAALSLATADLSGCVAGLAVLDEAQASAGDCADIRLARATLYAREPGQVRPLGALDDRIEGWPENEQIKLLSGLIEVYDRLGDNTNVVRMLRSIVARQPSNTGMWLKLHERAGASESSTVARNALVKLEGANGPSVALCDARTAATDSAPAIVARVIAAFGENPTRADACLALARLKQLAGDSVSAGILTERAFQLEPTRYESAEALLAHLVRSNAPDRAAQFLVRLSNDPRWVGEPFRRVVGHVLPALPASAANTVLNQCKGLVARDPGGSAWVAECAVSLRHPEAATLLDDATNQPRANSDDWLRKALFVSKDNAGAGPEVLSAARGKLPAPAYFGMVAVYCDTAAGSTFVPDVSDPAEKRVLAQARLSVKLSKSQPAEGAKILEALLSSKDITPTDADWARRNLAMIYAVGGTSDDRARAMTLLKAVTTTENATPEELRATASVLTTLGRYLEGADRRDVLKKAIESLGAAHKLTNAPSYLFAMSQLYRAINMRPASRQCLQQLLNDPRDPSYAFYLRAALDELVEDGNFTTATTFAGKLMASHGGDFSSLASVARFECKAGRPDRGLAVAEDYARVADSGTGDYLMRSARVAELLDELSRLPNVRGTPVARRMATAAVERYTAVLPNRPEGIVGVAGVLAADGRAAEAFDRIERFGRYLPNRLRASAGLAIVRGGPVTDRQGELVQKWFDDCLAEEPDSIPLLLNRSEFLAIRHNTKGAVEGFEKVIAKEPRNVIALNNLAWLLAADPATAEKALDLVARATRESGLTGDLLDTRARVQITLRQFTAAERDLAEAISQDPTALRWFHVALLRMSQSSQSTEEANKAFQEAKRRGIDARAIHPADLPMFKVLDAAKTK